From one Aptenodytes patagonicus chromosome 16, bAptPat1.pri.cur, whole genome shotgun sequence genomic stretch:
- the LOC143167857 gene encoding uncharacterized protein LOC143167857 — MLAARGAGAALRRGRLPAAGAGAVQPRGPLRPAGRPPRAVDLRSDTVTRPCAGMRRAMARAAVGDDDYGEDPAVNELQRLAAGILGMEEALFVPTATMANLIAVMCHCQRRGAQLLLGRDAHLHLYEHGGAAQVAGVHSQALPDLPDGTFDLDQLELTIREAHGSRYHPRPELICLENTHSSAGGRALPLTYLQQIRGLADRYGLRVHMDGARLMNAAVVQDVEPARITQHCDSVSLCFSKGLGAPAGAVLAGHREFVAEAWRVRKLLGGGMRQAGVLAAAARLGLEHAEATLRRDHDNARHFAEGIQELNSPLCSVNLATVETNIVMVSIGGGWASPAELCEHLRAVSEEELAETGQVVSVLMFPWSAHTVRAVWHRDVSARDTELAKNKLEFVARKCQEKLALGPRPTPPSAGGA, encoded by the exons ATGCTGGCGGCGAGGGGCGCGGGCGCggcgctgcggcggggccggctgcccgcggcgggggccggggcggtgcAGCCGCGGGGCCCCCTCCGCCCCGCTGGGCGCCCGCCGCGCGCCGTGGACCTGCGGAGCGACACGGTGACCCGGCCTTGCGCGGGGATGCGCCGCGCCATGGCCCGCGCCGCCGTGGGCGACGACGACTACGGGGAGGACCCGGCGGTCAACG agctgcagcgcCTGGCCGCAGGGATCCTGGGAATGGAGGAGGCTCTTTTTGTGCCCACAGCCACGATGGCGAACCTCATCGCCG TGATGTGCCACTGCCAGCGCAGGGGGGCTCAGCTGCTCCTGGGCCGGGACGCCCACCTGCACCTCTACGAGCACGGCGGGGCtgcgcag GTCGCTGGCGTCCACTCCCAGGCGCTGCCGGACCTGCCAGACGGCACCTTCGACCTGGACCAGCTGGAGCTGACCATCCGCGAAGCCCACGGCAGCCGGTACCACCCGCGCCCCGAGCTCATCTGCCTGGAGAACACGCACAGCTCGGCGGGAGGCCGGGCACTGCCCCTCACCTACCTCCAGCAG aTCCGTGGGCTCGCTGATCGCTACGGGCTGCGGGTGCACATGGACGGAGCACGGCTGATGAACGCGGCGGTGGTCCAGGACGTGGAGCCGGCTCGGATCACCCAGCACTGTGACTCTGTGTCCCTGTGCTTCTCCAAG GGCCTGGGTGCCCCGGCCGGCGCGGTGCTGGCTGGACACAGGGAGTTTGTTGCTGAGGCCTGGCGTGTGCGGAAGCTGCTGGGTGGGGGGATGCGGCAGGCAGGCGTGCTGGCAGCCGCTGCCCGCCTCGGGCTGGAGCACGCAGAGGCGACGCTGCGCAGAGACCATGACAACGCCCGACACTTTGCTGAAG GCATCCAGGAGCTGAACTCGCCCCTCTGTTCTGTCAACCTCGCGACGGTGGAGACAAACATCGTGATGGTGAGCATCGGGGGGGGCTGGGCGTCCCCCGCAGAGCTCTGCGAGCACCTGCGGGCAGTGAGCGAGGAGGAGTTGGCCGAGACCGGCCAGGTTGTCAGCGTCCTGATGTTCCCCTGGTCGGCACACACTGTGCGCGCGGTCTGGCACCGCGACGTCTCGGCCCGCGACACCGAGCTCGCAAAGAACAAGCTGGAGTTTGTGGCCAGGAAGTGCCAGGAGAAGCTGGCCTTGGGACCGCGCCCGACCCCTCCGAGCGCGGGGGGAGCCTGA